In the genome of Sorangium aterium, one region contains:
- a CDS encoding PqqD family protein gives MSAILRLKELALSDTGFVFDPASGATFTVNPTGLCALNAMKDGLSREEVAARLRERFDIRGGDPARDVGEFVELLRQHGLISAEPEGAQ, from the coding sequence GTGAGCGCGATCCTGCGATTGAAAGAGCTTGCACTCAGCGACACCGGATTCGTGTTCGATCCCGCGTCGGGCGCGACGTTCACCGTCAATCCCACCGGCCTGTGCGCCCTCAACGCCATGAAAGACGGGCTCTCGCGCGAGGAGGTCGCCGCCCGGCTCCGCGAGCGCTTCGACATCCGCGGGGGCGACCCGGCGCGCGACGTCGGCGAGTTCGTGGAGCTCCTCCGGCAACACGGCCTCATCTCCGCCGAGCCGGAGGGAGCCCAGTGA